AGAGAATGGGCGAGCCTTCGGTGAGATTGAGGTGGACGCCGACGCCCAGCCCTGGCTTCTCTTTGATCAGCGAGGCGAGAAGCTCGAGGTGCGGGCTGTTGGCGAGGACCGACGCGCTGGTAACGACGCCTTTATCGTACGCCTCGAGGATGCCGCGGCTCCTCGGCTCGTCAATCCCCATCTCGTCGGCATTGATGATGACTCGGCGGTTCATCGTCTCCGCATCCGTTTTCCGGGCGATGGGCGATTATACCCGGCCATCGGGACCGGGCAACCCCCCCTCAGCGCCTGAACAACAGCAGCCAGACCGCATTGACAAGGGTGTGAGTGAGCGCGGGTGCCATCAGCGTCCTTCCCGTCTCGTAGGCCCAACCGTAGGCGAGCCCCGCGAGGGTGGCCAAGACCGGCAGTCGCCAATCGGGAACGGCGCCGACGTTGGCGTGGGCCGCCCCGAAGCAGAGCGACGCGAGCACCAGCGAGAGCCAGGGCCGGCCGGTCCAGGTGCGCAGCAGGTTCTGCAAGAGTCCCCGAAAGAGGAGCTCTTCCGGAAGGGCGGTGACCAGGAATATCCCGGTAATACGCAGCGCCGCCGCAGGAAGAGAAGATGGCCACTCGAAGCGTCCCAGGAACCCGATGAGCATTCCCAACAGGAGGCCAGTCGGCAGGAAGGCGGCGGAGGCCGCGGCGGCGATTCGAACGTCGTGCGCCCGGCAGTGCAGCGTGAAGCCGATGCCGTGCAGGCCGCGGATCAGCTCGAAGCCGACCAGAGCGACGAGCGCGCCGAGAAAGCCGTGCAGGTAGCGCCCCGGCTGGCCGGGCGGCCAGCTCCAGAGGGCAGGCAGCCAGCTCAGCTCCAAGGGCAGCCAGATTGCCAGAAGGGCGAGGGCATCGAGCCAGAAGGAAGGCCCGTGCCCCCGCTCCCACAGGAGAACGAGAAGCGGGAAATTGACGTAAGCGAGCAGGGCAAGAAAATCCGTGGCCGCAAATCGGTGGAGAGCAGTCGCATAGCAAAGATAAGGCAGGATGATGGCCTGGGCCGAGAGGATGGCTCGCCACCGAGAAGATCCGATCCACTCTGAGAGCGACGCCCGCACCCGGCTCGAGGTGAGCGCCAGGAAGGCCGCGAGGACCAAGAAGATCGCGGGAGAGGCGCGCAGGATCTCCGCCGGTGGCAGGTGGCGCGTCCAGGCGGCCGTGACGGCGGCGGTGGTAAGGCCGAAGGACGCCGCCAGGGAAGCGCAGGCCGCCTTTGCCGGGCCGGAAGTGCGCGCCACGATGACCGGGGCGGGTTGAATGGGGCCGCTCTCTCGCTTAGACTCGCAGTGCGGAGGAACCGGCATGACCTCAGAGTCTCGCGAGACGAAGCTCTTTACCGTCAAGGAAGCCCAGGACGTCATCGAGAAGATTCGTCCGCTGGTGGATCAGATGCTCCTGGCCTTCGCGGGGATTCGCGAGGAGATTGAAACCGCGGCCCGCGAGTCGGGGCTGCCGTCCGGCGACAAGGCGTTCGCGCAGCATCTCGAGACTCGGGGCGTGGCGCCCCGCCTCCTGCAGGAAATCAACGGGACGATTCAGGCCATCCAGCAGCACGGCTGCATCGTGAACGGCCCGGAGGCCGGCCTCGTCGATTTTCCCTGCCTGCTCGGCAACGAGATCGTTTTCCTGTGCTGGAAATCGGGTGAGACCCGGGTCGGTCACTGGCACCGCATTCCCGACGGCTTCGCGGGACGGCGGGCGCTGCTGGATCGGGATGACCCCAACGAGAGAGTGAGCTCCGTCCACTGAGCCGCCGCGCTCAGCGGCGGCGCCTCCGCCTGCGGCGCCTCTTGTGCGCCTCCCCCGAACCCTCTTCCTGAGCCGACGATCGTGGCGGTTCCACCGCCGTTTCCTCGGGCAGTGTGTCGAGATCGATCGGCGGTCGGCTGAAATGCTCCTGCAGCAGCATGGCCAGCAGGGTATCGCGGTCCGCCTCGCCTGCGATGTGACGCGCCACCGGCTCCAGCTCCATGAGCTCCTCGGGGGCGGTCGCGAGGGCGGACTCCCGCAGCCGCGAGAGCAGGTGCTCCGATTTCCTGGCAGCCACTTCCGGCTCGGTGGGGAGGTCGCGCTCGATCGCTTCCAGGCTGTTGACCCGGACGAGCTTGTTGAAGTTGACCAGGTCCTGCGCGGCCACCAATGAGATCGCCTTTCCGGATCGGCCGATGCGCCCGGTCCGTCCGGCCCGGTGCACGTATTGATCGGGCGAGCTGGGGGCCGAGAAGATGAAGACGTGGGAAAGACCTTCGATATCGATGCCCCGGGCCGCCACGTCGGTCGCGACGAGATGCCTCAGCTCGCCGCGGCGGAAGCGGCCCATGACCTTCTCACGGCGCGCCTGGCTGAGATCGCTCGACAGCATCGCCACCGGGAGTCCCTTGCGCGCCAGGTAGTTGGCCACCTGGCGGGTCTCCTCCCGGGTGTTGCAGAAGATCATGGAGGAGGCGGGATCCTCCCGCTCCAGCAGATTGTAGAGATTCCTCTCTTTCTGCATGCGGTTGGTGATGTAGTACTCGTGCGCCACTTCCTTCACGTAGACGAAGTCCTCGCTGAGGAGGAGCTTTTCCGGGTTTTTCAGATAGCGCTGCGCGATCGCCTCGATGGCGCGGGGAATGGTGGCGGAGAAGAGCAGCGTCTGGCGATCGGAGGGGAGGTGATCGAGGATCTGGCGCATCTCCTTCTCGAACCCCATATCCAGCATCAGATCGGCCTCGTCCAGCACCAGGATCCGCAGCCGCTCGAAGTGCAGCGTGCCGCGGCGCAGGTGGTCCAGGATCCTCCCG
The window above is part of the Candidatus Polarisedimenticolia bacterium genome. Proteins encoded here:
- a CDS encoding type II CAAX endopeptidase family protein, translated to MPVPPHCESKRESGPIQPAPVIVARTSGPAKAACASLAASFGLTTAAVTAAWTRHLPPAEILRASPAIFLVLAAFLALTSSRVRASLSEWIGSSRWRAILSAQAIILPYLCYATALHRFAATDFLALLAYVNFPLLVLLWERGHGPSFWLDALALLAIWLPLELSWLPALWSWPPGQPGRYLHGFLGALVALVGFELIRGLHGIGFTLHCRAHDVRIAAAASAAFLPTGLLLGMLIGFLGRFEWPSSLPAAALRITGIFLVTALPEELLFRGLLQNLLRTWTGRPWLSLVLASLCFGAAHANVGAVPDWRLPVLATLAGLAYGWAYETGRTLMAPALTHTLVNAVWLLLFRR
- a CDS encoding DEAD/DEAH box helicase, producing the protein MSVTNPPEPAIPSSSFRAFSLSAETLAALDAMGYQGPTEVQARALPIALSGRDLIVQSRTGTGKTAAFGIRIAEAADPSDLSVQALVLTPARELTLQVHKELARIGEGRAVKCVPVYGGRPIERQIEELRRGAQSVVGTPGRILDHLRRGTLHFERLRILVLDEADLMLDMGFEKEMRQILDHLPSDRQTLLFSATIPRAIEAIAQRYLKNPEKLLLSEDFVYVKEVAHEYYITNRMQKERNLYNLLEREDPASSMIFCNTREETRQVANYLARKGLPVAMLSSDLSQARREKVMGRFRRGELRHLVATDVAARGIDIEGLSHVFIFSAPSSPDQYVHRAGRTGRIGRSGKAISLVAAQDLVNFNKLVRVNSLEAIERDLPTEPEVAARKSEHLLSRLRESALATAPEELMELEPVARHIAGEADRDTLLAMLLQEHFSRPPIDLDTLPEETAVEPPRSSAQEEGSGEAHKRRRRRRRRR
- a CDS encoding DUF2203 domain-containing protein; its protein translation is MTSESRETKLFTVKEAQDVIEKIRPLVDQMLLAFAGIREEIETAARESGLPSGDKAFAQHLETRGVAPRLLQEINGTIQAIQQHGCIVNGPEAGLVDFPCLLGNEIVFLCWKSGETRVGHWHRIPDGFAGRRALLDRDDPNERVSSVH